In Herbaspirillum seropedicae, a single window of DNA contains:
- a CDS encoding DUF1302 domain-containing protein, with the protein MKMQLRKKLRRTGSALPRMLPVVLPLMGACLYSGNAQAFTFETESVSGNFDSTVTLGVGIRAAKPGCSSIIGTVNGGQPSGPTGAGAPAGCADSLSQYNDQGNLNYDRGSAFTTYLKGTHELMLKLPDDFKFLGRVSWMRDFAAATSTTGYVSGGGGSTFPGNASGQVSNKTRLLDLWVSKEFSIGDQRARLRVGNQVVNWGESLFIPGGINQTNALDLMRLSQPGTQMKEAVLPAPMVNFATGLGKGFSIETYLQQGWQRNYFPPVGSYWSIGTIGNGAPELGVPTTSTPRSSGQYGVALRYSPKDSEMNFGLYLMNYHDKSPVMSTSTSSLSGFGYSYLQDRKMIGASMNFPVGNWAVGTELSYRPKDPITLNTSTAGNSPTTNGTGCLANGNCYVETAKYQLAVTGLLSMTPSDNPTILKALGGADTATLMAEAVGIYYPNMKSAYQGIPVAAGNWGWGYDTSANARATGAGTPPSVGTALSYGYNLDFSWVYDGSLIPGWQVVPEIFYFQALHGRTPNFAGTFMQGAKSANFIVSFIQNPAKWQFSLNYAMFWGGDTIFDQPLRGRNFVGATATYNF; encoded by the coding sequence ATGAAGATGCAATTGCGTAAGAAGCTGCGGCGCACGGGATCGGCGCTGCCAAGGATGTTGCCGGTGGTGTTGCCGTTGATGGGGGCCTGTCTGTATTCGGGCAACGCCCAGGCCTTTACCTTCGAGACCGAATCGGTCTCGGGCAACTTTGACTCCACGGTCACGCTGGGCGTTGGCATCCGTGCCGCCAAGCCGGGTTGCAGCAGCATCATCGGCACGGTCAACGGCGGCCAGCCCTCCGGTCCGACCGGCGCCGGTGCGCCGGCGGGCTGCGCCGATTCGCTGTCGCAGTACAACGACCAGGGCAACCTGAACTACGACCGGGGCAGCGCCTTTACCACCTATCTCAAGGGCACCCACGAGCTGATGCTGAAGCTGCCGGACGATTTCAAGTTCCTGGGCCGGGTGAGCTGGATGCGCGACTTCGCCGCCGCCACCAGCACCACCGGCTACGTCAGCGGCGGCGGTGGCAGCACCTTCCCCGGCAATGCGTCCGGCCAGGTCAGCAACAAGACCCGCTTGCTGGATCTGTGGGTGAGCAAGGAGTTTTCCATCGGTGACCAGCGCGCCCGCCTGCGTGTCGGTAACCAGGTGGTCAACTGGGGCGAGAGCCTGTTCATCCCGGGCGGTATCAACCAGACCAACGCGCTGGACCTGATGCGCCTGTCGCAACCGGGTACGCAGATGAAGGAAGCGGTGCTGCCGGCGCCGATGGTCAACTTCGCTACCGGCCTGGGCAAGGGCTTCAGCATCGAGACCTATCTGCAGCAAGGCTGGCAGCGCAACTACTTCCCGCCGGTGGGCAGCTACTGGTCGATTGGCACCATCGGCAACGGCGCACCGGAGCTGGGCGTGCCGACCACCAGCACGCCGCGTTCCAGCGGCCAGTATGGCGTGGCGCTGCGCTATAGCCCCAAGGACAGCGAGATGAACTTCGGCCTGTACCTGATGAACTACCACGACAAGTCGCCGGTGATGTCGACGTCGACCTCGTCGTTGTCGGGCTTCGGCTATTCCTACCTGCAGGACCGTAAGATGATCGGCGCCAGCATGAACTTCCCGGTGGGTAACTGGGCGGTCGGCACCGAACTGTCGTATCGCCCCAAGGATCCGATCACGCTCAACACCTCCACCGCCGGCAACAGCCCCACCACCAACGGCACCGGCTGCCTGGCCAACGGCAATTGCTATGTCGAGACCGCCAAGTACCAGCTGGCCGTCACGGGCCTGCTGAGCATGACGCCCAGCGACAACCCGACCATCCTGAAGGCGCTGGGCGGGGCCGATACCGCGACCCTGATGGCCGAAGCAGTGGGGATCTACTATCCCAACATGAAGAGCGCCTACCAGGGCATCCCGGTGGCGGCCGGCAACTGGGGCTGGGGTTACGACACCTCCGCCAACGCCCGCGCCACCGGCGCCGGTACGCCGCCCAGCGTCGGTACCGCGCTTTCCTATGGCTACAACCTGGACTTCAGCTGGGTCTACGACGGCTCGCTGATCCCGGGCTGGCAGGTGGTGCCGGAGATCTTCTACTTCCAGGCCTTGCATGGACGCACGCCCAACTTCGCGGGCACCTTCATGCAGGGGGCGAAGTCGGCCAACTTCATCGTCAGCTTCATCCAGAACCCGGCCAAGTGGCAGTTCTCGCTCAACTACGCCATGTTCTGGGGCGGCGACACGATCTTCGACCAGCCGCTGCGGGGTCGCAATTTCGTGGGCGCTACCGCGACCTACAACTTCTGA
- a CDS encoding DUF1329 domain-containing protein: protein MKRTILGLSILAVGATLAHAASVQDLGTTLTPLGGDKAAGQGVPEWKAENVELPGWSYGKLRKDYFKYKDEKPTEVIDASNVDKYADHLTPGQVALIKQVKGYKMDIYPTHRYCAAPDFVVENTKKNVADGKIGADGWSLAEANVPGIPFPLPKTGLEVMYNSKMRYRGLGVDFPNTITAVSPRKGSNEWIKASQQLTLFYPSNVKGSTKLSTLGGVEFYTYVAYSSPTALAGQALTVTTYLNRPGAETFYYFPGQRRVRRMPSYAYDAPQIGMENQYTMDEPTVFNGTMDRFDWKLVGKKEIYIAYNSFGANNFKANFDDIAKPDFVAENARRYELHRVWVVEATVKPGVRHLAPKRTFYVDEDSWNLVLSDDYDAQNKLWKHREGYIIPVYETGACDLSGFAQYNLAEGRYLMDSHSAGTGKDIRWETEAKDNPRLRDNFYSADNLRAISDR, encoded by the coding sequence ATGAAGAGAACGATCCTCGGTTTGTCCATCCTGGCGGTGGGCGCGACGCTGGCGCACGCTGCTTCGGTGCAAGATCTGGGCACTACCCTGACACCGCTGGGCGGCGACAAGGCTGCCGGCCAGGGCGTGCCGGAATGGAAGGCGGAAAACGTGGAACTGCCGGGCTGGTCCTACGGCAAGCTGCGCAAGGACTATTTCAAGTACAAGGATGAAAAGCCCACCGAGGTCATCGATGCCTCCAACGTGGACAAGTACGCCGACCATCTCACGCCGGGACAGGTGGCCCTGATCAAGCAGGTCAAGGGCTACAAGATGGATATCTATCCCACCCACCGCTACTGTGCGGCGCCGGACTTCGTGGTCGAGAATACCAAGAAGAACGTGGCCGACGGCAAGATCGGCGCTGACGGCTGGAGCCTGGCCGAAGCCAATGTGCCGGGCATTCCCTTCCCCTTGCCCAAGACCGGCCTGGAAGTGATGTACAACAGCAAGATGCGCTATCGCGGCCTGGGCGTGGACTTCCCCAATACCATCACGGCAGTCTCGCCGCGCAAGGGCAGCAATGAGTGGATCAAGGCCAGCCAGCAGTTGACGCTGTTCTATCCCTCCAACGTCAAGGGCAGCACCAAGCTCTCCACGCTGGGCGGGGTCGAGTTCTACACCTACGTCGCCTATTCTTCGCCCACCGCACTGGCCGGCCAGGCGCTGACGGTGACCACCTACCTGAACCGCCCCGGCGCCGAGACCTTCTATTATTTCCCTGGCCAACGTCGCGTGCGCCGCATGCCGTCCTATGCCTACGATGCACCGCAGATCGGCATGGAAAACCAGTACACCATGGATGAACCGACCGTCTTCAACGGCACCATGGACCGCTTCGACTGGAAGCTGGTCGGAAAAAAAGAAATCTATATCGCCTACAACAGTTTCGGGGCCAACAACTTCAAGGCCAATTTCGACGACATCGCCAAGCCTGACTTCGTGGCCGAGAACGCCCGCCGCTACGAGCTGCACCGCGTCTGGGTGGTGGAAGCCACGGTCAAGCCGGGTGTGCGCCACCTGGCGCCCAAGCGCACCTTCTATGTCGATGAGGATAGCTGGAACCTGGTGCTCTCCGATGACTACGACGCCCAGAACAAGCTGTGGAAGCACCGTGAGGGCTACATCATTCCGGTCTATGAGACCGGCGCCTGCGACCTCTCCGGTTTTGCCCAGTACAACCTGGCCGAAGGCCGCTACCTGATGGATTCGCACTCGGCCGGCACCGGCAAGGACATCCGCTGGGAGACCGAGGCCAAGGACAATCCGCGCCTGCGTGACAACTTCTACAGCGCCGACAACCTGCGCGCCATCAGCGACCGCTGA
- a CDS encoding aspartate aminotransferase family protein, with protein sequence MIEAELESLNFTDAPKMVTPTYPGPKTAAALELSARTESMARGGGRMPIAMDQAFGVTFKDPDGNTFIDLSAGVGVSSVGRCNPRVVEAIRKQSESLMHSMEVNSSKRTELAAKISEIMPDGLRGDCITFFTQGGSDALEAAVKFAKRVTGRHQIIAFHGGYHGIWNASNALTTGTAYRKGFGPFMGGVIHAPYPYAYRFPFDTSHKSAEQIAGEYVDYLLNTPYTAADDVAAVIVEPVQGEGGYVPPSPEFLQILRKACDRSGALLIVDEVQAGAGRTGKMWAVEHSGVKPDMLTFGKGIGGDMPMAGLVMRSDLAAKIPDGSQPNTFAANSISAAVALTNISILQDPRLDLVNRAHTLGLEAQERIRSFNSPWVGEVRGRGLMIGIELVENRETREPLSREKLGKLMDYVVGHGVLMIPCGRYTNVMRVMPSLTIPRSLMFKGLDIFGAGLASL encoded by the coding sequence ATGATCGAAGCAGAACTGGAGTCGCTCAACTTCACCGACGCTCCCAAGATGGTAACGCCCACCTACCCCGGTCCCAAGACCGCGGCGGCGCTGGAACTGTCGGCCCGCACCGAATCGATGGCGCGCGGCGGCGGCCGCATGCCCATCGCCATGGACCAGGCCTTCGGCGTGACCTTCAAGGACCCGGACGGCAATACCTTCATCGACCTTTCCGCTGGCGTGGGCGTGAGCAGCGTGGGGCGCTGCAATCCGCGCGTGGTCGAAGCCATCCGCAAGCAGTCCGAATCGCTGATGCACTCGATGGAAGTCAACAGCTCCAAGCGCACCGAGCTGGCCGCCAAGATCTCTGAGATCATGCCCGATGGCCTGCGCGGTGATTGCATCACCTTCTTCACCCAGGGCGGCAGCGATGCCCTGGAAGCCGCCGTCAAGTTCGCCAAGCGCGTCACCGGCCGCCACCAGATCATCGCCTTCCACGGCGGCTACCACGGCATCTGGAACGCCTCCAATGCGCTCACCACCGGCACTGCCTACCGCAAGGGCTTCGGTCCCTTCATGGGCGGCGTGATCCACGCCCCGTATCCCTACGCCTATCGTTTCCCCTTCGACACCAGCCACAAGAGCGCCGAGCAGATCGCCGGCGAGTACGTCGATTACCTGCTCAACACCCCCTATACCGCGGCCGATGACGTGGCCGCCGTGATCGTCGAGCCGGTGCAGGGCGAGGGTGGTTACGTGCCGCCGTCGCCGGAGTTCCTGCAGATCCTGCGCAAAGCCTGCGACCGCAGCGGCGCACTGCTGATCGTCGATGAAGTGCAGGCTGGCGCTGGCCGCACCGGCAAGATGTGGGCGGTGGAGCATTCCGGCGTGAAGCCCGACATGCTGACCTTCGGCAAGGGCATCGGCGGCGACATGCCCATGGCCGGCCTGGTGATGCGCTCGGACCTGGCTGCCAAGATCCCCGACGGTTCGCAGCCCAATACCTTCGCCGCCAATTCAATCTCGGCGGCGGTGGCGCTGACCAACATCAGCATCCTGCAAGACCCGCGCCTGGACCTGGTCAACCGCGCCCACACCCTGGGCCTGGAAGCACAGGAACGCATCCGCAGCTTCAACAGCCCCTGGGTGGGCGAGGTGCGCGGACGCGGCCTGATGATCGGCATCGAGCTGGTGGAGAACCGCGAAACCCGCGAACCGCTCTCGCGCGAGAAGCTGGGCAAGCTGATGGATTACGTGGTCGGTCATGGCGTGCTGATGATTCCTTGCGGCCGCTATACCAACGTCATGCGCGTGATGCCTTCGCTGACCATTCCGCGCTCGCTGATGTTCAAGGGGCTGGACATCTTCGGTGCGGGTCTGGCTTCGCTGTGA
- a CDS encoding methyl-accepting chemotaxis protein — translation MRQWFAGFSIAARLRLAFCLLLLMLIGMAVFSYDRMSRINTQVDQLGRINVPAMESVSGIRIGMAQYRMGVTLSLLPDDGSGGKAAEEARRDGLAYAEKYLQILVDFASNDDERATSRQLVASWKAYRELAGKAVALAQAGQSSEALMLAADSAQPYEQMASILKFISDSVSQESAASVVDGEQAYRSAWRALLAVSVAALLCTLGLARLLIRGIATPLRRAVEAANRIAEGALDQDIVVHGRDEIAQLLSAMQRMQHALVGIVAGVRREAEHVATASVEIASGNADLSTRTEAQAAALEETAATMNELNATVQKNADDAREASSTAQQASAVALQGGQVVQQVVQTMRGIEDSSQRISEIVGTIDGIAFQTNILALNAAVEAARAGEQGRGFAVVATEVRSLAQRSSLAARETKTLIHESVARIQAGARLVDQAGQTMEEIVAAVRSVSAIVAQISQASLAQSGDIAEVEGAIRQLDDALQQNAALVEQSAAASESLRQQAGNLLGTVSVFRIAAGPVPETLPAVASGLPLLAQ, via the coding sequence ATGAGGCAGTGGTTCGCGGGGTTCAGCATCGCCGCCAGGTTGCGGCTGGCCTTTTGTCTGCTGTTGCTGATGCTCATCGGCATGGCTGTCTTTTCCTATGACCGCATGAGCCGCATCAATACCCAGGTCGATCAGCTGGGGCGCATCAATGTCCCGGCCATGGAATCGGTCTCGGGCATCCGCATCGGCATGGCGCAATACCGCATGGGCGTGACCCTGTCACTGCTGCCCGATGATGGCAGCGGCGGCAAGGCCGCGGAAGAGGCCAGGCGTGATGGCCTGGCCTATGCCGAGAAGTACCTCCAGATCCTGGTCGATTTCGCCAGCAATGATGACGAACGCGCCACCAGCCGGCAACTGGTGGCCAGCTGGAAAGCCTATCGCGAACTGGCCGGCAAGGCCGTGGCCCTGGCCCAGGCCGGCCAGTCGTCGGAAGCCCTGATGCTGGCCGCCGACAGCGCCCAGCCGTATGAGCAGATGGCCAGCATCCTCAAGTTCATCAGCGATTCGGTCTCGCAGGAATCCGCCGCTTCGGTCGTCGATGGCGAGCAGGCCTATCGCTCCGCCTGGCGCGCGCTCTTGGCCGTGAGCGTGGCGGCGCTGCTGTGTACGCTGGGGCTGGCGCGGCTGTTGATCCGTGGCATCGCCACACCGTTGCGGCGGGCGGTGGAGGCGGCCAACCGCATTGCCGAAGGGGCGCTCGACCAGGACATCGTCGTCCACGGACGTGACGAGATCGCGCAACTGCTCTCGGCCATGCAGCGCATGCAGCATGCGCTGGTGGGCATCGTCGCCGGGGTGCGGCGCGAAGCCGAGCACGTGGCCACGGCCAGCGTCGAGATCGCTTCCGGCAACGCCGACCTGTCGACCCGCACCGAGGCCCAGGCCGCCGCACTGGAAGAGACGGCCGCCACCATGAACGAACTCAACGCCACCGTCCAGAAGAATGCCGACGATGCCCGCGAGGCCAGCAGCACGGCGCAGCAGGCCAGCGCCGTGGCCTTGCAGGGCGGACAGGTGGTGCAGCAGGTGGTGCAGACCATGCGCGGCATCGAAGACAGTTCACAGCGCATCTCCGAGATCGTCGGCACCATCGATGGGATCGCCTTCCAGACCAATATCCTGGCCCTCAACGCCGCCGTGGAAGCGGCGCGGGCGGGCGAGCAGGGGCGCGGCTTTGCGGTGGTCGCCACCGAGGTGCGCTCGCTGGCCCAGCGCAGCTCGCTGGCCGCGCGCGAGACCAAGACCCTGATCCATGAATCGGTGGCGCGCATCCAGGCCGGTGCGCGCCTGGTGGACCAGGCCGGGCAGACCATGGAAGAGATCGTGGCGGCGGTGCGCAGCGTCTCGGCCATCGTGGCCCAGATCAGCCAGGCCAGCCTGGCCCAGAGCGGTGATATCGCCGAGGTCGAGGGGGCCATCCGGCAACTGGATGACGCCCTGCAACAGAATGCCGCCCTGGTCGAGCAGAGCGCGGCGGCCAGCGAAAGCCTGCGCCAGCAGGCCGGCAACCTGCTGGGGACGGTGTCGGTATTCCGCATCGCCGCCGGCCCTGTGCCGGAGACGCTCCCGGCGGTGGCGTCCGGCTTGCCCTTGCTGGCGCAATGA
- a CDS encoding NAD-dependent succinate-semialdehyde dehydrogenase — MYPDLQLYIDGRFHGVEGRRYQEVRDPATGDVLGRLPWAERADIEEAIQAAHRAFQQWRQVSPLERSDILRRAAALARERAQAMAPAITMDNGKPLADAVAEIINAAEHLDWHAEEGRRLYGRVVGARHPEVRQLVVREPVGVCAAISPWNFPFGQAMKKVAAAMAAGCTVVLKGPSESPAAIVLMAQLFHDAGVPAGVFNIVSGVSSEISQHLIESPLVRNISFTGSVPVGSKLAAQAALHMKRMSMELGGHAPVLVFDDAEVEPAARLLARLKTRNAGQVCVSPSRFYVQKGIYARFVTAFAEALLQIKVGPGHEPGVQMGPLIHGRRFEAVQGLIDDALAQGSELVTGGARLGQRGHFYAPTLITGVPPSARVMQEEPFGPIAAVTPFSQAEEAIAMANALPLGLASYVFTQSLDTAHRVSRDLQAGMVNINHSGMAHPELPFGGIGESGFGSEGGVEGFESFLVTKMISQITHVPA, encoded by the coding sequence ATGTATCCAGATCTACAGCTCTATATCGATGGACGTTTCCATGGCGTCGAAGGCCGGCGCTACCAGGAGGTGCGCGATCCGGCCACCGGCGACGTGCTGGGCCGCCTGCCCTGGGCCGAGCGCGCCGATATCGAGGAGGCCATCCAGGCCGCCCACCGCGCCTTCCAGCAGTGGCGCCAGGTGTCGCCGCTGGAGCGCTCCGACATCCTGCGCCGGGCCGCCGCGCTGGCGCGTGAGCGTGCCCAGGCCATGGCGCCGGCCATCACCATGGACAACGGCAAGCCGCTGGCCGACGCCGTGGCCGAGATCATCAATGCCGCCGAACACCTGGACTGGCACGCCGAGGAAGGCCGCCGCCTGTATGGCCGGGTGGTCGGGGCGCGTCATCCCGAGGTGCGCCAGTTGGTGGTGCGCGAGCCGGTCGGTGTGTGCGCGGCCATCAGTCCCTGGAATTTTCCCTTCGGCCAGGCGATGAAGAAGGTCGCAGCCGCGATGGCGGCCGGCTGTACGGTGGTGCTCAAGGGACCGTCGGAGTCGCCTGCGGCCATCGTGCTGATGGCGCAGCTGTTCCATGACGCCGGGGTGCCGGCGGGTGTGTTCAATATCGTCTCGGGGGTGTCGTCGGAGATTTCGCAGCACCTGATCGAGTCGCCGCTGGTGCGCAATATCTCTTTCACCGGCTCGGTGCCGGTGGGCAGCAAGCTGGCCGCGCAGGCGGCGCTGCACATGAAGCGCATGAGCATGGAGCTGGGTGGTCATGCGCCGGTGCTGGTGTTCGATGACGCCGAGGTGGAGCCGGCCGCTCGTCTGCTGGCCCGGCTGAAGACCCGCAATGCGGGCCAGGTCTGCGTCTCGCCGTCGCGCTTCTATGTGCAGAAGGGAATCTATGCGCGTTTCGTCACGGCCTTTGCCGAAGCGCTGCTGCAGATCAAGGTCGGCCCCGGCCATGAACCCGGCGTGCAGATGGGACCGTTGATCCACGGTCGTCGCTTCGAAGCGGTGCAGGGCCTGATCGACGACGCCCTGGCCCAGGGCAGCGAGCTGGTCACGGGCGGCGCGCGCCTGGGCCAGCGTGGCCATTTCTATGCGCCCACGCTCATTACGGGCGTGCCGCCATCGGCGCGGGTGATGCAGGAAGAACCCTTCGGCCCCATCGCCGCGGTGACGCCCTTCAGCCAGGCGGAGGAAGCCATCGCCATGGCCAATGCCTTGCCGCTGGGACTGGCTTCCTATGTCTTCACGCAATCGCTGGACACGGCGCACCGCGTCTCCCGCGACCTGCAGGCCGGCATGGTCAACATCAACCATTCGGGCATGGCGCATCCCGAGCTGCCCTTTGGCGGCATCGGCGAGAGCGGCTTCGGCAGCGAGGGTGGGGTGGAAGGTTTCGAGAGCTTCCTGGTCACCAAGATGATCAGCCAGATCACCCACGTGCCAGCCTGA
- a CDS encoding bifunctional 3-(3-hydroxy-phenyl)propionate/3-hydroxycinnamic acid hydroxylase, producing the protein MSAVGQQPAVPAQVMQAQVLIVGAGPVGVTLGNLLGTYGISTLLIERNLDVLDYPRAVGIDDEALRTFQSAGMADAIVRDVIQNVPMRMYTADRRCFAEIQPTTREFGWYRRNLFSQPLGEATLRLGLRRFEHVSLRSGVELLDLVQDEAGVQASIIDEHGAQATLRAQYVVGCDGGRSTVREKILKLPYEGKTHPAKWVVIECDGDPLDAPYTALHCEPQRPYVCLALPYGVRRWEFMLFPGEDGEQMLAPEKVRELLREHVRDVDALNIIRARVYTHNSRVAGSLVCGRICLAGDAAHITPPWIGQGLNAGLRDAFNLAWKLAWVLQGRMKPELLASYHEERHAHVKAMIDLADLFGAVLSQKNRLLAWCRDKFFLAIKDIPRVRDYVLQMKFKPMPSFSSQAVMQDDVRNRSDLVGRMFLQSLVENGAGEVMRLDDLCGGRFVLLSWRCDVLAAAEPGLRSRMQAFGCDYLQGVRSRSGPRGQVLAGAGVVIQDYENKLNAWFKEKGVDWVLLRPDRFIAAAGRAGDAPEVVARYLDQVAA; encoded by the coding sequence ATGAGCGCAGTGGGACAGCAGCCGGCCGTGCCAGCGCAGGTCATGCAAGCGCAGGTGCTCATCGTCGGCGCCGGCCCGGTCGGCGTGACCCTGGGCAATCTGCTGGGCACCTATGGCATCTCGACCCTGCTCATCGAGCGCAATCTCGATGTGCTCGATTATCCGCGCGCCGTCGGCATCGATGACGAAGCGCTGCGCACCTTCCAGTCCGCCGGCATGGCCGACGCCATCGTGCGCGACGTGATCCAGAACGTGCCCATGCGCATGTACACCGCCGACCGTCGCTGTTTCGCCGAGATCCAGCCGACCACGCGCGAGTTTGGCTGGTATCGCCGCAACCTGTTCTCGCAGCCGCTGGGCGAGGCGACCTTGCGTCTGGGTCTGCGCCGTTTTGAACATGTCAGCCTGCGCTCGGGCGTCGAGCTGCTGGACCTGGTGCAGGACGAAGCGGGCGTGCAGGCGAGCATCATCGATGAGCATGGCGCGCAGGCCACGCTGCGCGCGCAATACGTGGTGGGTTGCGATGGCGGCCGCAGCACCGTGCGCGAGAAGATCCTCAAGCTGCCCTACGAGGGCAAGACCCATCCGGCCAAGTGGGTGGTCATCGAGTGTGATGGTGATCCGCTGGATGCACCCTATACGGCGCTGCACTGCGAGCCGCAGCGCCCCTATGTCTGCCTGGCCCTGCCCTATGGCGTGCGGCGCTGGGAATTCATGCTGTTCCCCGGCGAGGATGGCGAGCAGATGCTGGCGCCGGAAAAGGTGCGCGAGCTGCTGCGCGAACATGTGCGCGATGTCGATGCGCTCAACATCATCCGCGCGCGGGTCTATACCCACAATTCGCGGGTGGCGGGTTCGCTGGTGTGCGGGCGCATCTGCCTGGCCGGCGACGCCGCCCACATCACGCCGCCCTGGATCGGGCAGGGGCTCAATGCCGGCCTGCGCGATGCCTTCAACCTGGCCTGGAAGCTGGCCTGGGTGCTGCAGGGCCGGATGAAGCCCGAGCTGCTGGCCAGCTATCACGAGGAGCGTCACGCCCACGTGAAGGCCATGATCGACCTGGCCGATCTGTTCGGCGCGGTGCTGTCGCAGAAGAACCGCCTGCTGGCCTGGTGCCGCGACAAGTTCTTCCTGGCCATCAAGGATATTCCGCGGGTGCGTGACTACGTGCTGCAGATGAAATTCAAGCCCATGCCCAGCTTCAGCAGCCAGGCCGTGATGCAGGACGATGTGCGCAATCGCAGCGATCTGGTGGGACGCATGTTCCTGCAATCGCTGGTGGAGAACGGTGCGGGCGAGGTGATGCGGCTCGATGACCTGTGCGGCGGCCGCTTCGTGCTGCTGAGCTGGCGCTGCGATGTGCTGGCCGCGGCCGAACCCGGCTTGCGCAGCCGCATGCAAGCGTTTGGCTGCGATTACCTGCAGGGCGTGCGTTCGCGTTCTGGTCCGCGTGGGCAGGTGCTGGCCGGCGCGGGCGTGGTGATCCAGGACTATGAGAACAAGCTCAATGCCTGGTTCAAGGAAAAGGGCGTGGACTGGGTCTTGCTGCGTCCCGACCGTTTCATCGCCGCCGCCGGCCGTGCCGGGGATGCGCCGGAGGTGGTGGCGCGCTACCTCGACCAGGTCGCCGCCTAG
- a CDS encoding NIPSNAP family protein: protein MIHELRTYTMVPGGVRDYVRIYNECGREHQVRILGNLVAMMIPESGDLNQLVYHWAFDSLEERSRRRTALLADPQFAEFRKQVRGLLVQQESRLLTSAPAPMGGSAS, encoded by the coding sequence ATGATCCACGAACTGCGGACCTATACGATGGTGCCGGGCGGGGTGCGCGACTACGTGCGCATCTACAACGAATGTGGCCGCGAGCACCAGGTGCGCATCCTGGGCAATCTGGTGGCGATGATGATTCCCGAGAGCGGCGACCTGAACCAGCTGGTCTACCACTGGGCCTTCGACAGCCTGGAAGAGCGTTCGCGCCGGCGCACCGCGCTGCTGGCCGATCCGCAGTTCGCCGAATTCCGCAAGCAGGTGCGCGGCCTCTTGGTGCAGCAGGAAAGCCGCCTGCTCACCAGCGCCCCGGCGCCCATGGGCGGGAGCGCTTCATGA
- a CDS encoding alpha/beta fold hydrolase: MQRRDYLLTLSALNFHITEWGDPQGFPLLLLHGIRGYGETFGDLAQRLPPGYRCIALDQRGRGQSDWDAGANYYTDAYVADVEALVARLNLRQFDLLGHSMGGINAIVYAARHPAKVRRLIIEDAGPGAFENSPGATRIRRELATTPSHFASWDEASTFMRALRPSVTEEARQQRLHNMLKPAAQGGYTWRYDHVGISSTRLSPDLSRVVDLRPHIMALMCPTLVVRGERSDYLSAEMAAEMRQLNARILTSTIADAGHYIHDDQPEAFAEVVRQFLAQEQHETVEENP, from the coding sequence ATGCAGCGCAGAGATTATTTGCTGACCCTGTCGGCCTTGAATTTCCACATCACCGAATGGGGTGATCCGCAAGGTTTTCCGCTGCTGCTGCTGCACGGCATCCGCGGCTATGGCGAGACCTTTGGCGACCTGGCGCAACGGCTGCCGCCAGGCTACCGTTGCATCGCCCTGGACCAGCGCGGGCGTGGGCAGAGCGACTGGGACGCCGGCGCCAACTACTACACCGACGCCTACGTGGCCGACGTGGAAGCGCTGGTGGCGCGCCTGAACCTGCGCCAGTTCGACCTGCTCGGCCACTCCATGGGCGGCATCAACGCCATCGTCTATGCCGCCCGCCATCCTGCCAAGGTGCGTCGGCTCATCATCGAGGACGCCGGCCCCGGCGCCTTCGAGAACAGTCCCGGCGCCACCCGCATCCGGCGCGAACTGGCCACCACGCCCAGCCACTTCGCCAGCTGGGACGAGGCCAGCACCTTCATGCGCGCGCTGCGTCCGTCGGTCACCGAAGAGGCGCGCCAGCAGCGCCTGCACAACATGCTCAAGCCAGCCGCACAGGGCGGCTATACCTGGCGCTATGACCACGTCGGCATCAGCAGCACGCGACTCTCGCCTGACCTCAGCCGCGTGGTCGACCTGCGGCCGCACATCATGGCCCTGATGTGTCCCACGCTGGTGGTGCGCGGCGAGCGTTCCGACTACCTGTCGGCCGAGATGGCCGCCGAGATGCGCCAGCTCAATGCGCGCATCCTGACCAGCACCATCGCCGACGCCGGCCACTATATCCACGACGACCAGCCGGAAGCCTTTGCCGAGGTGGTGCGGCAATTCCTGGCGCAAGAACAACACGAGACGGTAGAGGAGAATCCATGA